One window of Ziziphus jujuba cultivar Dongzao chromosome 5, ASM3175591v1 genomic DNA carries:
- the LOC107433715 gene encoding serine carboxypeptidase-like 1 has protein sequence MKLKSMMKLQASVSTCSHMSGGVFLLCVVVFLKFCSGLAVSTHSTVEFLPGFQGILPFHLETGYVGVGESEEVQLFYYFVKSERKPDKDPLFLWLTGGPGCSAWSGLVFEIGPLRYKVEQYNGSLPTLVLNPFSWTKVSSIIFVDSPVGTGFSYGRTSMASQSGDFKQVDHLLQFFRKWLINHPEFISNPFYIGGDSYSGLTVPVLVQQITKENEGGIIQSINLQGYLLGNPGTEPGEGNFAIPFAHGMALISDELYKSLEKSCGGEYINVKPSNTECQKHLQAYDKCVSGIDKAYILDPYCSFSSPKPQDGRYERRLLNEKYQAVTDSESLPTLGCREYEHLLSRYWANDPDVRQALHIRNGSIGQWQRCNFDLPYQREVHNSFPYHVKLSTIGYRSLIYSGDHDMLVPYLGTQAWIRSLNYSIVDDWRPWLVKGQVAGYTRTYSNRMTFATVKGAGHTAPQYKPEECFGMFKRWIDYEPL, from the exons ATGAAATTAAAATCCATGATGAAGCTGCAGGCTTCAGTCTCCACTTGCTCACACATGTCTGGTGGTGTCTTTCTTCTTTGTGTGGTTGTCTTTCTAAAGTTTTGCTCAGGGCTTGCAGTGTCGACTCACTCAACGGTTGAGTTTCTCCCTGGGTTCCAGGGAATTCTTCCTTTTCATTTAGAAACCGGGTATGTCGGCGTCGGTGAATCGGAGGAAGTGCAGCTTTTCTACTACTTTGTCAAGTCTGAGAGGAAACCTGACAAAGATCCTCTGTTTCTTTGGCTAACAGGGGGTCCTGGTTGCTCTGCCTGGTCCGGCCTTGTCTTTGAAATag GTCCACTAAGATATAAGGTAGAGCAGTACAATGGAAGCCTCCCGACATTAGTCTTAAATCCCTTCTCATGGACAAAG GTATCCAGCATAATATTTGTAGATTCACCGGTAGGTACTGGATTTTCTTATGGAAGGACTTCCATGGCATCTCAATCTGGAGATTTCAAACAAGTGGATCATCTCCTCCAGTTCTTCAGAAAG TGGTTGATTAATCATCCAGAATTTATCTCGAATCCATTCTACATTGGTGGGGATTCGTACTCTGGCCTTACTGTCCCTGTCCTTGTCCAGCAGATCACAAAGG AAAACGAAGGCGGCATCATACAATCTATAAATCTTCAG GGATACTTACTTGGAAACCCGGGAACAGAACCAGGTGAAGGGAATTTTGCAATCCCATTTGCTCATGGAATGGCACTTATATCTGATGAGCTCTACAag TCATTGGAGAAAAGTTGTGGAGGAGAATACATAAACGTAAAACCCAGCAATACAGAGTGTCAGAAACATCTTCAAGCCTATGACAAG TGCGTTTCAGGAATTGATAAAGCATATATTTTGGACCCCTACTGCAGTTTTAGTTCTCCAAAGCCACAAGATGGTAGATATGAAAGAAGGTTGCTCAATGAGAAATATCAAGCAGTTACTGATTCTGAATCACTACCCACGTTGGGCTGTCGT GAATATGAGCACTTGCTCTCTAGATACTGGGCCAACGATCCTGATGTCCGCCAAGCACTACACATAAGAAAT GGAAGTATAGGGCAATGGCAGCGATGCAATTTTGACTTACCTTATCAGCGTGAGGTCCATAACAGCTTCCCGTATCATGTAAAACTTAGTACTATTGGCTATCGGTCTTTAATATACAG TGGAGATCATGACATGTTGGTACCATACTTAGGGACTCAAGCATGGATAAGATCTTTGAATTATTCCATTGTTGATGATTGGAGGCCATGGCTTGTCAAAGGCCAAGTAGCAGG GTACACAAGGACTTACTCCAATAGGATGACATTTGCAACTGTTAAG gGGGCAGGGCACACAGCTCCTCAGTACAAGCCTGAAGAGTGTTTCGGTATGTTTAAGAGGTGGATAGATTATGAACCTCTCTAA
- the LOC132799219 gene encoding serine carboxypeptidase-like 18 isoform X3, protein MDKDSPVGTGFSYGKTTEAFRSSDLSQTHHAHLFLRKWLIDHPEFISNPFYVAGDSYSGITVPVLTQQIDKGNEEGIKPLINLQGYLIGNPVTGSDGNFAIPFAHGMGLISDELYQSLKENCRGEYIDIDPSNAACLKDVEAYDNCTDGLYENYILEPLCKFASPKPQKMVGTERRSRTLYMKSHQEELLISESEIPALGCRSYGYMLSRYWANDPNVRTALGIKPGSIGEWQRCNYDLPYDENVHNSVEYHAILSNKGYRSLIYSGDHDLIVPFLSTQAWIRSLNYSIVDDWRPWVVNGQVGGYTRTYSNRMTFATVKGGGHTAPEYKPEECFAMFQRWIDFEAV, encoded by the exons ATGGACAAAG ACTCACCGGTTGGCACTGGATTTTCCTACGGCAAAACCACAGAGGCTTTTCGGTCCAGTGACCTGAGCCAAACACATCATGCCCACCTATTCTTAAGGAAG TGGTTGATTGATCATCCAGAATTCATTTCAAATCCATTCTATGTGGCTGGGGACTCATACTCTGGCATTACTGTCCCTGTTCTTACTCAACAAATCGATAAAG GAAACGAAGAAGGCATTAAACCATTGATAAATCTTCAGGGGTACTTAATTGGAAACCCAGTAACAGGTTCTGATGGCAACTTTGCAATTCCATTTGCTCACGGCATGGGACTCATTTCTGACGAACTCTATCAG TCGTTGAAGGAAAATTGCCGAGGAgagtatatagatatagatcCCAGCAATGCAGCGTGTTTGAAAGATGTTGAGGCTTATGATAAT TGTACGGACGGACTGTATGAAAACTATATTTTGGAACCTTTGTGCAAGTTTGCTTCCCCAAAGCCACAAAAAATGGTTGGCACTGAAAGAAGATCAAGAACTCTGTATATGAAGTCTCATCAAGAAGAGTTGCTTATTTCAGAATCCGAAATTCCAGCTCTGGGCTGTCGT TCATATGGATATATGCTTTCTCGTTATTGGGCCAATGATCCAAACGTCCGCACAGCCCTTGGCATAAAGCCG GGAAGTATAGGGGAGTGGCAGCGATGCAACTATGATTTGCCATACGACGAGAACGTTCATAACAGTGTCGAGTATCACGCAATTCTCAGTAATAAAGGCTACCGCTCTTTAATATACAG TGGAGATCATGACTTGATTGTTCCATTTCTGTCAACTCAAGCATGGATAAGATCTTTGAACTATTCAATTGTTGATGACTGGAGGCCATGGGTTGTCAATGGCCAAGTTGGTGG TTACACGAGGACTTATTCAAATCGAATGACATTTGCTACTGTCAAA ggaggaggacacacaGCTCCAGAATACAAACCTGAAGAATGTTTTGCTATGTTCCAAAGGTGGATAGATTTTGAAGCTGTGTAA